One Streptomyces sp. NBC_01217 genomic region harbors:
- a CDS encoding N-acetylglucosamine kinase: protein MGVNASVLAIDAGNSKTDVALVGEDGTVLSAARGGGFQPPVVGIEAAVDVLGAAVGRALELSGVPSGSVAHVSAALANADLPVEEEQLAAALRARGWGATVEVRNDTFAILRAGVDEPRGVAVVCGAGINCVGMVPDGRTARFPAIGRISGDWGGGSGLAEEAMWFASRAEDGRGEPTELARALPGHFGLGSMYALIEALHLGRLGFERRYELTPVLFATAAAGDRVAGALVDRLAEEVVAMASVALGRLGLLDEEAPVVLGGGVLAARHPQLDDKIGELLAVRAPKAVVRVVTEPPVLGAALLGLDHTGAADEVHERLRAQYG, encoded by the coding sequence GTGGGCGTGAACGCTTCGGTCCTCGCGATCGATGCGGGGAACAGCAAGACCGATGTGGCACTCGTCGGTGAGGACGGAACGGTGCTGTCGGCGGCCCGCGGCGGTGGCTTCCAGCCGCCGGTCGTGGGCATCGAGGCGGCCGTGGACGTTCTCGGTGCGGCCGTCGGCCGGGCGCTGGAGCTGTCCGGCGTGCCGTCCGGCTCCGTCGCGCATGTGTCGGCCGCTCTCGCCAACGCCGACCTTCCGGTGGAGGAGGAGCAGCTGGCGGCGGCGCTGCGGGCCCGTGGCTGGGGTGCCACGGTCGAGGTCCGCAACGACACCTTCGCGATTCTGCGTGCGGGGGTGGACGAGCCGCGGGGGGTGGCGGTCGTCTGCGGTGCGGGGATCAACTGCGTCGGCATGGTGCCGGACGGGAGGACCGCGCGCTTCCCGGCCATAGGCCGGATCTCCGGTGACTGGGGCGGTGGTTCGGGGCTGGCCGAGGAGGCGATGTGGTTCGCCTCGCGGGCGGAGGACGGCCGCGGTGAGCCGACCGAACTGGCGCGTGCGCTCCCCGGGCACTTCGGGCTCGGCTCGATGTACGCGCTGATCGAGGCGCTGCATCTGGGCCGGCTCGGGTTCGAGCGGCGGTACGAGCTGACTCCGGTGCTCTTCGCGACCGCTGCGGCCGGGGACCGGGTGGCGGGTGCGCTGGTGGACCGGCTGGCGGAGGAGGTCGTCGCGATGGCATCGGTCGCGCTGGGCAGGCTCGGTCTGCTGGACGAGGAGGCACCGGTGGTGCTGGGCGGCGGCGTACTGGCGGCCCGTCACCCGCAGTTGGACGACAAGATCGGCGAACTCCTCGCGGTGCGCGCCCCGAAGGCGGTGGTCAGGGTGGTGACGGAGCCTCCGGTTCTGGGGGCCGCGCTGCTCGGCCTGGATCACACGGGGGCGGCCGACGAGGTGCACGAGAGGCTGCGTGCGCAGTACGGCTGA
- a CDS encoding glutamate ABC transporter substrate-binding protein, translating to MTRKSTGPRADRRLRGWGGVTGMAVACAVTASLTLLPLSHGGADAFVGDSSGPDTAQAVQARADDCTDPEASLPPSSADGPSIAKIKTRGKLIAGVDQNSFRWGYRNPETGKLEGFDIDLVRAIAEDILGDPDAVIFRAIPTNQRIAALENDKVDVVVRTMTINCTRLDQVSFSTAYFQAGQQVLAPKGSPITGFDKSLAGKRVCTAEGSTAYEALEKQSFGSVFKDEHDSTEADEDRLTVPNQLDCLVRLQLGEVDAVVTDNALGAGQAAQDPAVELKGDKPFTTEYYGVATKRGANDLVARVNQVLVDYRRGGADSPWMVSYRKWLEAGLPGISAPPAPKYRSN from the coding sequence ATGACCAGGAAGAGCACGGGCCCCCGGGCCGACCGCAGGCTGCGTGGCTGGGGTGGGGTGACCGGCATGGCCGTGGCCTGCGCGGTGACGGCCTCGCTCACCCTGCTGCCGCTCTCCCACGGCGGCGCCGACGCCTTCGTCGGGGACTCCTCCGGACCGGACACGGCGCAGGCGGTGCAGGCCCGGGCCGACGACTGCACCGACCCGGAGGCGAGCCTGCCGCCGTCGAGCGCCGACGGTCCGAGCATCGCGAAGATCAAGACGCGCGGAAAGCTGATCGCGGGCGTCGACCAGAACAGCTTCCGCTGGGGCTACCGCAACCCGGAGACCGGAAAGCTCGAAGGCTTCGACATCGATCTGGTGCGGGCCATCGCCGAGGACATCCTGGGCGATCCCGACGCGGTGATCTTCCGGGCCATCCCCACCAATCAGCGGATCGCCGCCCTGGAGAACGACAAGGTCGACGTCGTCGTCCGGACGATGACGATCAACTGCACCCGGCTGGACCAGGTCTCGTTCTCCACGGCCTACTTCCAGGCCGGGCAGCAGGTCCTCGCGCCGAAGGGCTCACCGATCACCGGGTTCGACAAGTCCCTTGCAGGCAAGCGGGTCTGCACCGCCGAGGGCTCCACCGCCTACGAGGCACTGGAGAAGCAGTCGTTCGGCTCGGTCTTCAAGGACGAGCACGACAGCACCGAGGCGGACGAGGACCGGCTCACCGTCCCCAACCAGCTGGACTGCCTGGTACGGCTGCAGCTGGGCGAGGTCGACGCGGTGGTCACGGACAACGCGCTGGGGGCCGGCCAGGCCGCCCAGGACCCGGCGGTCGAGCTCAAGGGCGACAAGCCGTTCACCACCGAGTACTACGGCGTGGCGACGAAGCGCGGTGCGAACGATCTGGTGGCCCGGGTCAATCAGGTGCTGGTCGACTACCGCAGGGGAGGTGCGGACAGCCCCTGGATGGTGTCGTACCGGAAGTGGCTGGAGGCCGGTCTGCCGGGGATATCGGCGCCACCGGCCCCCAAGTACCGGAGCAACTAG
- a CDS encoding tetratricopeptide repeat protein — protein MSVRSSGSSTGASGRGRLGAGLVQVPDVPRPDPRSAVMENPEVPERKRFCSRSDCGAPVGRARGERAGRTEGFCTKCGHPYSFVPKLHEGDIVHGQYEVAGCLAHGGLGWVYLAVDRAVSDRWVVLKGLLDTGDQDAMAAAISERRFLAEIEHSNIVRIYNFVEHLDQRTGSLDGYIVMEYVGGKALKEIANERRTPAGRRDPLPVEQACAYGIEALEALGHLHSRNLLYCDFKVDNAIQTEDQLKLIDMGAVRRMDDDESAIYGTVGYQAPEVAEVGPSVASDLYTVARTLAVLTFDFQGYTNVFVDSLPDPDNIEVFRTYESFYRLLVRATDPDPAQRFASAAEMAEQLTGVLREVVSLQTGRPRPALSTLFGTEVRVTDTQLFAELTDDVSRLGTRAAAPAPSGRFGRRRKGAGTLTGTGAGAVPGAPAVPSAAPGPGALPAGAPATGAPTAPGYAAAGAGPLTAPPTHVRAGSGTGPAAVQGGTALSYAQTRVAIPAPRMPVTDPGAPSGTYTGQYAPAAPRLTWFDARSTALALPVPRVDASDPNAGFLAGLMTTAPAELITVLSAIPAASLETRLRELRARLELHELGAAGQTLTALEGQFPDDWRVVWYRGITSLVTGDHENAALSFDAVYDAFPGEPAPKLALGICAEVLGQLDNAAEYYRLVWTTDPSFVSAAFGLARVQIAAGDRAGAVSTLESVPEASIHYTAARVAAVRARLRERAPDEPLIVDLMAASAQVSGLAGLGLDAVRREQLSTEVLGTALDWVLSGSPTAASPARQPHGPAGPHAPRTLLGSEVDERGLRFGLERSYRMLARLAEPGDERIELVERANRFRPRTWV, from the coding sequence GTGTCGGTGCGTTCCTCCGGTTCGTCCACAGGCGCGTCGGGCCGGGGCAGGCTGGGTGCGGGCCTGGTGCAGGTGCCGGACGTGCCGCGTCCCGACCCGCGCTCGGCGGTGATGGAGAACCCGGAGGTGCCGGAGCGCAAGCGGTTCTGTTCGCGTTCGGACTGCGGGGCCCCGGTGGGCCGGGCCCGCGGCGAACGGGCGGGCCGCACGGAGGGGTTCTGCACCAAGTGCGGTCACCCCTACTCCTTCGTGCCCAAGCTCCACGAGGGCGACATCGTGCACGGCCAGTACGAGGTCGCGGGCTGTCTGGCGCACGGCGGTCTCGGCTGGGTCTATCTCGCGGTCGACCGCGCGGTCTCGGACCGCTGGGTGGTCCTCAAGGGCCTGCTCGACACCGGTGACCAGGACGCCATGGCGGCCGCCATCTCGGAGCGCCGATTCCTCGCCGAGATCGAGCACTCCAACATCGTCCGGATCTACAACTTCGTCGAGCATCTCGACCAGCGCACCGGCTCGCTCGACGGCTACATCGTGATGGAGTACGTCGGCGGCAAGGCGCTCAAGGAGATCGCGAACGAGCGCCGCACGCCGGCCGGGAGACGCGATCCCCTGCCGGTCGAGCAGGCGTGCGCGTACGGCATCGAGGCGCTGGAGGCGCTCGGCCATCTGCACAGCCGCAACCTGCTGTACTGCGACTTCAAGGTCGACAACGCGATCCAGACCGAGGACCAGCTGAAGCTGATCGACATGGGCGCGGTCCGCAGGATGGACGACGACGAGTCGGCCATCTACGGCACGGTGGGGTATCAGGCACCGGAGGTCGCGGAGGTCGGCCCCTCGGTCGCCTCCGATCTGTACACGGTCGCGCGGACGCTCGCGGTGCTCACCTTCGACTTCCAGGGCTATACCAACGTCTTCGTGGACTCGCTGCCGGACCCGGACAACATCGAGGTGTTCCGGACCTATGAGTCGTTCTACCGGCTGCTGGTGCGGGCCACCGACCCCGACCCGGCGCAGCGGTTCGCCTCGGCGGCGGAGATGGCGGAGCAGCTGACGGGTGTGCTGCGCGAGGTGGTGTCGCTTCAGACGGGGCGGCCGCGCCCTGCGCTGTCGACGCTGTTCGGCACGGAAGTACGGGTCACGGACACGCAGTTGTTCGCCGAGCTGACGGACGATGTGTCGCGGCTGGGGACACGGGCTGCCGCTCCGGCGCCGTCGGGCCGCTTCGGACGGCGGCGGAAGGGGGCGGGTACTCTGACAGGGACGGGGGCGGGGGCGGTCCCGGGCGCACCCGCAGTGCCGTCCGCAGCGCCGGGGCCCGGTGCACTGCCCGCGGGTGCGCCGGCGACGGGTGCTCCGACCGCGCCGGGGTACGCCGCGGCGGGCGCCGGTCCGCTGACCGCGCCGCCCACCCACGTACGGGCGGGCAGCGGTACGGGCCCGGCGGCCGTGCAGGGCGGTACGGCCCTCTCGTACGCGCAGACCCGGGTCGCGATTCCGGCGCCCCGGATGCCGGTCACCGATCCCGGTGCGCCCTCCGGGACGTACACCGGGCAGTACGCCCCGGCCGCGCCCCGGCTGACCTGGTTCGACGCACGGTCCACCGCGCTCGCGCTGCCCGTGCCCCGGGTCGACGCGAGCGATCCCAACGCGGGCTTCCTGGCCGGGCTGATGACCACCGCCCCCGCTGAACTGATCACGGTGCTGAGCGCCATACCGGCCGCCTCGCTGGAGACCCGGCTGCGTGAACTGCGCGCGCGTCTGGAGCTGCACGAACTCGGCGCCGCGGGGCAGACCCTGACGGCGCTGGAGGGGCAGTTCCCGGACGACTGGCGGGTCGTCTGGTACCGCGGCATCACCTCGCTGGTGACCGGTGACCACGAGAACGCGGCGCTCTCCTTCGACGCGGTGTACGACGCGTTTCCCGGGGAGCCGGCGCCCAAGCTGGCGCTGGGGATCTGCGCGGAGGTGCTGGGCCAGCTGGACAACGCCGCCGAGTACTACCGCCTGGTGTGGACGACCGACCCGAGCTTCGTCAGCGCCGCGTTCGGCCTGGCCCGGGTGCAGATCGCCGCCGGGGACCGGGCCGGGGCCGTCAGTACGCTGGAGTCCGTGCCGGAGGCGTCGATCCACTACACGGCGGCCCGGGTCGCCGCGGTGCGTGCCCGGCTGCGTGAACGGGCCCCGGACGAGCCGCTGATCGTCGACCTGATGGCCGCATCGGCCCAGGTATCGGGACTGGCCGGCCTGGGTCTCGACGCGGTGCGCCGCGAACAGTTGTCGACAGAGGTGCTGGGGACGGCCCTCGACTGGGTACTCTCCGGTAGTCCCACGGCTGCGTCCCCGGCGCGGCAGCCGCACGGACCGGCCGGACCGCACGCGCCGAGAACGCTGCTCGGCAGTGAGGTGGACGAGCGCGGCCTGCGTTTCGGGCTCGAGCGTTCGTACCGGATGCTCGCCCGGCTTGCGGAGCCCGGCGACGAGAGGATCGAACTGGTGGAGCGGGCCAACCGCTTCCGCCCCCGGACGTGGGTGTGA
- a CDS encoding PP2C family serine/threonine-protein phosphatase codes for MRMSQKPQETALSKCPGCAEPLEPGDLFCGACGYDLSAVPEPAQDHPTIAIAVPAENGTAAAARTPSGFRFDEPGGAEGPGGPEDPAASGDFELAAPGATPGAAPVSAPSAEASAPAPVSTPDPRTPAAELHSTPPAGTKLCVACRAGRVDTDGYCENCGHAQPRERDHMEQELGSVAAVSDRGLRHHRNEDSFAVSTTALPDGSPAVVAIVCDGVSSASRPDEASAAAASAANEALLESLPRGTHPQQAMHEAIVAAAESVNSLAEEPGRAMEHDPHRHQNAPACTLVGAVMAGGLLVIGWVGDSRVYWVPEDRTTPPARLTEDDSWAAQMVAAGLMNEAEAYADERAHAITGWLGADAYELEPHTASFKPDRSGLVVVCTDGLWNYAESAAEMAAAVPADAQLRPLHGAQVLVGHALDGGGHDNVTVALLPFTVAPQGAGSACGTP; via the coding sequence GTGAGAATGTCACAGAAGCCCCAGGAGACGGCCTTGTCGAAGTGCCCCGGCTGTGCGGAGCCGCTGGAGCCGGGGGACCTGTTCTGCGGTGCGTGCGGGTACGACCTGTCGGCCGTGCCCGAGCCTGCGCAGGACCACCCGACGATCGCCATCGCCGTACCGGCGGAGAACGGCACGGCGGCCGCCGCCCGCACTCCGTCGGGGTTCCGGTTCGACGAGCCGGGCGGTGCGGAAGGACCGGGCGGGCCGGAAGACCCGGCCGCCTCGGGCGACTTCGAGCTGGCGGCACCCGGGGCCACGCCTGGTGCCGCGCCCGTGTCCGCGCCGTCCGCCGAGGCATCCGCGCCGGCACCCGTATCCACGCCCGATCCCCGTACCCCTGCCGCGGAGCTGCACTCCACACCACCGGCCGGCACCAAGCTCTGTGTCGCCTGCCGCGCCGGTCGTGTCGACACCGACGGCTACTGCGAGAACTGCGGTCACGCCCAGCCGCGCGAGCGCGACCACATGGAGCAGGAGCTCGGTTCGGTGGCCGCCGTCAGCGACCGGGGTCTGCGCCACCACCGCAACGAGGACTCGTTCGCGGTGTCGACCACCGCCCTGCCCGACGGTTCACCGGCCGTCGTCGCGATCGTCTGCGACGGCGTCTCGTCGGCGAGCCGCCCCGACGAGGCGTCGGCCGCCGCCGCGAGCGCCGCCAACGAGGCGCTGCTGGAGTCACTGCCGCGCGGCACGCATCCGCAGCAGGCGATGCACGAGGCGATCGTCGCGGCCGCCGAGTCGGTCAACTCCCTGGCGGAGGAGCCCGGCCGGGCCATGGAGCACGACCCGCACCGCCACCAGAACGCCCCCGCGTGCACCCTGGTCGGCGCGGTGATGGCGGGCGGCCTGCTGGTCATCGGCTGGGTTGGCGACAGCCGCGTCTACTGGGTGCCGGAGGACCGCACCACTCCGCCCGCCCGGCTGACCGAGGACGACTCCTGGGCCGCGCAGATGGTGGCGGCGGGCCTGATGAACGAGGCCGAGGCGTACGCGGACGAGCGCGCCCACGCCATCACGGGCTGGCTCGGCGCCGACGCGTACGAACTGGAGCCGCACACCGCGTCCTTCAAACCCGACCGGTCCGGTCTCGTGGTGGTGTGCACGGACGGCCTGTGGAATTACGCGGAGTCGGCGGCCGAGATGGCCGCGGCGGTACCGGCCGACGCACAGCTGCGGCCGCTGCACGGCGCCCAGGTGCTGGTGGGTCACGCGCTCGACGGTGGGGGCCACGACAACGTAACAGTGGCTCTGCTGCCGTTCACCGTGGCGCCGCAAGGGGCAGGATCGGCCTGCGGCACCCCATGA
- a CDS encoding vWA domain-containing protein, with protein sequence MANFSKSNVPQFSVEVYQNEYLPEGGREVNAIVTVTSTGGGTTGGVPLSGATASPAHVPGQAPKAAVVIMVDCSGSMDYPPTKMRNARDATAAAIDTLRDGTSFAVVGGTHVAKEVYPGNGRLAVADARTKAQAKEALRALSAGGGTAIGTWLRLADRLLGAADVEIRHGILLTDGRNEHEAPEDLRAALESCAGRFTCDARGVGTDWEVKEVTAIASALLGTADIVADPAGLAADFTQMMENAMGKEVADVALRLWTPVGVEIRFVKQVAPTVVDLTGRRTGVGPRAGDYPTGSWGDESRDYHVCVQVPQAGIGQEMLASRVSLVLPDPSGGAPQTLSQGLVRAVWTEDMVASTSINPQVAHYTGQAELAQVIQQGLDARKSGDFDGATAKLGRAVQLASASGNEDTAKLLSKVVDVVDAATGTVRLKAKVAEANSMTLETRSTKTVRVKK encoded by the coding sequence ATGGCCAACTTCTCCAAGTCGAACGTGCCGCAGTTCTCCGTCGAGGTGTACCAGAACGAATATCTGCCGGAGGGCGGCCGCGAGGTCAACGCGATCGTCACGGTCACCTCGACCGGAGGCGGCACCACCGGCGGCGTCCCGCTGTCCGGTGCGACCGCCTCCCCCGCGCACGTACCGGGGCAGGCACCGAAGGCCGCCGTGGTGATCATGGTCGACTGCTCGGGGTCGATGGACTATCCGCCGACGAAGATGCGCAACGCCCGCGATGCGACGGCCGCGGCCATCGACACCCTGCGCGACGGCACCTCGTTCGCCGTGGTCGGCGGTACGCATGTGGCCAAGGAGGTCTACCCGGGCAACGGCAGGCTCGCCGTCGCCGATGCGCGGACCAAGGCCCAGGCGAAGGAGGCCCTGCGTGCGCTCAGCGCCGGCGGCGGTACGGCGATCGGCACCTGGCTGCGGCTGGCGGACCGGCTGCTGGGCGCCGCCGATGTGGAGATCCGGCACGGCATCCTCCTCACCGACGGCCGCAACGAGCACGAGGCACCGGAGGATCTGCGGGCCGCGCTCGAATCCTGCGCGGGCCGCTTCACCTGTGACGCCCGCGGTGTCGGCACCGACTGGGAGGTGAAGGAGGTCACGGCCATAGCCTCCGCGCTGCTCGGCACGGCCGACATCGTCGCCGACCCGGCGGGGCTGGCCGCGGACTTCACACAGATGATGGAGAACGCGATGGGCAAGGAGGTCGCGGACGTCGCGCTGCGGCTCTGGACGCCCGTCGGCGTCGAGATCAGGTTCGTGAAACAGGTCGCACCGACGGTCGTCGACCTGACCGGCCGCCGCACCGGGGTGGGCCCCCGCGCCGGGGACTATCCCACGGGTTCCTGGGGCGACGAGTCCCGCGACTACCACGTCTGCGTACAGGTGCCGCAGGCCGGGATCGGTCAGGAGATGCTGGCGTCCCGGGTCTCACTGGTCCTCCCCGACCCCTCGGGCGGGGCCCCGCAGACCCTTTCGCAGGGCCTGGTACGGGCGGTGTGGACCGAGGACATGGTCGCGTCCACCTCGATCAACCCTCAGGTCGCGCACTACACGGGGCAGGCGGAACTGGCACAAGTCATCCAACAGGGGCTCGATGCCCGCAAGTCGGGAGATTTCGACGGCGCGACCGCGAAACTGGGCCGTGCGGTGCAGCTGGCATCGGCGTCCGGGAACGAGGACACTGCGAAACTGCTTTCGAAGGTGGTGGACGTCGTCGATGCCGCGACAGGTACTGTGCGACTGAAGGCGAAGGTCGCGGAAGCCAACTCGATGACACTCGAAACACGCTCGACCAAGACCGTTCGCGTCAAGAAATAA
- a CDS encoding FHA domain-containing protein, whose amino-acid sequence MPTCPNGHQSGSDDWCEVCGHRMAGAGAPAGAVPPPPPPPPAPGYGYPQGPGGPGSDATQQAELCPQCRTPREAMAPFCEECRWNFLTNTATSYTPLAPSHSIPAPPPGLNLPPGFQAQQPSGPQQQRDPFEYQGSRPSQVNRPAEPLSPDQASRPVPPPPGPQSPQPFQQQGPPPVPSFQQQTAPPPPFQQQSPPSPFQQQSAPPAFERPGPPAPPAPQPPAPPRSGDNDDDWMLSPPSRTQAPQPPAPPQQQHQPPFPGQPQSRQPASWTAVVAPDREYFLAMMQRSGPEATGLNLPAYSPEQQLALTGNQITIGRRRHSTGESPDIDLSVPPEDPGVSHQHAVLVQQPDGSWAVVDQNSTNGTTLNGAEDPIQPYVPVPLQDGDRVHVGAWTTITVRRG is encoded by the coding sequence ATGCCGACCTGCCCGAACGGACACCAGTCGGGTTCCGACGACTGGTGCGAGGTCTGCGGCCATCGCATGGCCGGGGCGGGCGCGCCTGCGGGTGCAGTCCCCCCGCCGCCTCCCCCGCCGCCCGCTCCCGGTTACGGCTACCCGCAGGGCCCCGGTGGCCCCGGCTCCGATGCGACCCAGCAGGCAGAACTCTGCCCGCAGTGCCGCACGCCGCGTGAGGCGATGGCGCCGTTCTGCGAGGAGTGCCGCTGGAACTTCCTCACGAACACCGCGACGTCCTACACGCCGCTGGCCCCGTCCCACAGCATTCCGGCCCCTCCGCCCGGTCTCAATCTGCCGCCCGGCTTCCAGGCGCAGCAGCCGTCGGGCCCTCAGCAGCAGCGCGATCCGTTCGAGTACCAGGGCTCGCGGCCCTCGCAGGTGAACCGCCCGGCCGAGCCGCTCTCCCCCGACCAGGCGAGCCGGCCCGTACCCCCGCCGCCGGGGCCTCAGTCGCCGCAGCCGTTCCAGCAGCAGGGGCCGCCGCCTGTGCCGTCCTTCCAGCAGCAGACCGCGCCGCCCCCGCCGTTCCAGCAGCAGTCCCCGCCCTCGCCGTTCCAGCAGCAGTCGGCGCCGCCCGCGTTCGAGCGTCCCGGTCCGCCCGCGCCCCCGGCCCCGCAGCCGCCCGCACCGCCGCGGTCCGGCGACAACGACGACGACTGGATGCTGTCGCCGCCTTCCCGGACCCAGGCCCCGCAGCCACCGGCCCCGCCGCAGCAGCAGCATCAACCGCCGTTCCCGGGGCAGCCCCAGAGCCGGCAGCCCGCGAGCTGGACCGCGGTCGTCGCCCCGGACCGTGAGTACTTCCTGGCGATGATGCAGCGCAGCGGCCCCGAGGCGACCGGGCTCAACCTGCCCGCGTACTCCCCGGAGCAGCAGCTCGCACTGACCGGCAACCAGATCACCATCGGCCGCCGCAGACACAGCACCGGTGAGTCCCCCGACATCGATCTGTCCGTGCCGCCGGAGGACCCGGGCGTCTCGCACCAGCACGCGGTGCTGGTGCAGCAGCCCGACGGAAGCTGGGCCGTGGTCGACCAGAACTCCACCAACGGCACCACGCTCAACGGCGCCGAGGACCCGATCCAGCCCTATGTCCCCGTTCCGCTCCAGGACGGCGACCGGGTCCATGTCGGGGCGTGGACGACGATCACGGTCCGCCGGGGCTGA
- a CDS encoding methyltransferase domain-containing protein gives MDDAYPDPDPFAEAAAEERRAMVRGIVAGGALGDPRWLAAFEQVPRHLFVPYYYVGGGFDRLWCEDPDPVRRARWLHGAYADGALATRIRDGELISSSSQPSLMARMLEELDVRDGQRVLEIGAGSGYNAALLAHRLGDDAVTTIDLDPEITESARRHLTAAGYRPAVITGDGARGWPPRGPYDRIIATCTLPCFPQAWLDQCAPDARILAPFATGLIVLRVREGAHGRYAEGRFLHTPAYFVPLRGMPLPSARRPHTRTLPRRFSENELFRFLLTLTEATLDPREALSLWQRERRPGRERFGITVRDGRQWAWLDDPEGPYAWPLPSG, from the coding sequence ATGGATGACGCGTACCCGGACCCGGACCCGTTCGCCGAGGCCGCCGCCGAGGAACGGCGGGCGATGGTGCGCGGGATCGTGGCAGGTGGGGCGCTGGGCGACCCGCGGTGGCTGGCCGCGTTCGAACAGGTGCCGCGGCATCTGTTCGTGCCGTACTACTACGTGGGCGGCGGATTCGACCGCCTGTGGTGCGAGGACCCCGACCCGGTCAGACGGGCCCGGTGGCTGCACGGGGCGTACGCGGACGGGGCGCTGGCCACCCGGATCCGCGACGGTGAGCTGATCTCGTCGAGCAGCCAGCCGTCGCTGATGGCCCGGATGCTCGAAGAGCTGGACGTACGGGACGGGCAGCGGGTCCTGGAGATCGGCGCGGGCAGCGGCTACAACGCGGCACTGCTCGCGCACCGGCTCGGCGACGACGCCGTGACCACCATCGACCTCGACCCGGAGATCACCGAATCGGCCCGCCGGCACCTGACGGCGGCCGGATACCGCCCGGCGGTGATCACCGGTGACGGGGCCCGGGGCTGGCCCCCGCGCGGCCCGTACGACCGGATCATCGCGACCTGCACACTGCCGTGCTTCCCGCAGGCCTGGCTGGACCAGTGCGCCCCGGACGCGCGGATTCTGGCGCCGTTCGCCACCGGACTGATCGTGCTGCGGGTACGCGAAGGGGCACACGGGCGGTACGCCGAGGGCCGGTTCCTGCACACGCCCGCGTACTTCGTACCCCTGCGCGGCATGCCCCTGCCGTCCGCCCGGCGCCCGCACACCCGCACACTGCCGAGGCGCTTCAGCGAGAACGAGCTCTTCCGCTTCCTGCTGACGCTGACCGAGGCCACCCTCGACCCGCGCGAGGCCCTCTCCCTCTGGCAGCGCGAACGGCGCCCAGGGCGGGAGAGGTTCGGCATCACGGTCCGCGACGGACGGCAGTGGGCCTGGCTGGACGACCCCGAGGGGCCGTACGCCTGGCCACTGCCCAGCGGGTAG
- a CDS encoding globin, whose product MTEIPHDTLQEQTFYEQVGGEETFRRLVHRFYQGVAEDPLLRPMYPEEELGPAEERFRLFLIQYWGGPRTYSEQRGHPRLRMRHAPFRVDRAAHDAWLSHMRVALDELGLAPEHERQLWDYLTYAAASMVNTEG is encoded by the coding sequence GTGACAGAGATTCCGCACGACACGCTGCAGGAGCAGACCTTCTACGAGCAGGTCGGCGGCGAGGAGACTTTCCGGCGCCTGGTGCACCGCTTCTACCAGGGGGTCGCCGAGGACCCGCTGCTCCGGCCGATGTATCCGGAGGAGGAGCTCGGTCCGGCCGAGGAGCGGTTCAGGCTGTTCCTGATCCAGTACTGGGGCGGCCCCCGTACCTACAGTGAGCAGCGCGGACATCCCCGGCTGCGGATGCGGCACGCTCCGTTCCGGGTGGACCGGGCGGCGCACGACGCATGGCTGAGCCATATGCGGGTCGCCCTGGACGAGCTCGGACTGGCGCCGGAGCACGAGCGGCAGCTGTGGGACTACCTCACCTATGCCGCCGCCTCGATGGTGAACACCGAGGGCTGA